One Takifugu rubripes chromosome 2, fTakRub1.2, whole genome shotgun sequence genomic region harbors:
- the fut9c gene encoding alpha3-fucosyltransferase yields MSSPFQGIIRPLLFATFVLGCFGTIFFMYYKPSTDRLSGPLKTRVNAPVKEIISIRTDKNVTTVLLWFWPFGITFELNVCSAYFSIEGCFITADRNYFNEADVVVFHHRDIAPDLSNLPKQERPLYQMWVWFNMENPSYSDRFPGMDELFNLTMNYRWDADIPLPHLYLVPEKSEEDFVLPKKDHVVCWIVSNWKEHYIRVKYYKELSKHIKITTFGRGFGGYHYGDTLSTIASCKFYLSFENSIYQDYITEKLYNPLAVGTVPIVLGTLKENYEKLVLGDSFIHVDDFASPKELADYLLLLDSNDDLYLKYFQWRKHYKVRKLELWSEPMCQACDYLRKRRQFKVANDLNKWYWGW; encoded by the coding sequence ATGTCTTCACCATTCCAGGGAATCATACGACCCCTTTTGTTTGCTACTTTTGTTTTGGGATGCTTTGGGACTATTTTCTTCATGTATTATAAACCATCCACTGACAGGTTGTCAGGTCCTTTGAAGACTAGAGTGAACGCACCTGTCAAAGAAATCATTTCCATCAGGACTGATAAAAACGTGACCACTGTGCTTCTCTGGTTCTGGCCATTTGGGATAACCTTTGAGTTGAATGTATGCAGTGCCTACTTCAGTATAGAAGGTTGTTTCATTACAGCTGACAGGAACTATTTCAACGAGGCAGATGTGGTTGTCTTCCACCATCGAGACATCGCTCCTGACCTGTCCAATCTGCCGAAGCAAGAACGACCATTATACCAGATGTGGGTCTGGTTTAACATGGAGAATCCTTCGTACTCTGACAGGTTTCCTGGAATGGATGAATTGTTCAACCTAACAATGAATTACCGCTGGGATGCTGACATTCCACTTCCCCATTTGTACCTAGTTCCTGAAAAAAGTGAAGAGGACTTTGTCTTACCCAAAAAAGATCATGTGGTCTGCTGGATAGTCAGCAACTGGAAGGAGCATTATATACGGGTGAAATACTACAAAGAGCTGTCCAAACACATAAAGATCACCACATTTGGACGAGGGTTTGGGGGATATCACTATGGAGATACCTTATCAACAATAGCCAGCTGTAAATTCTACCTGTCTTTTGAGAACTCTATTTACCAGGACTACATCACTGAGAAACTATACAACCCACTTGCTGTGGGGACTGTGCCGATAGTTTTGGGCACACTCAAAGAGAACTATGAGAAACTTGTGCTTGGAGATTCCTTCATCCACGTCGACGACTTTGCCTCACCCAAAGAGCTTGCTGACTACTTACTACTGCTGGACAGTAATGATGACTTGTACCTTAAGTACTTTCAATGGCGAAAGCATTACAAAGTGAGGAAATTAGAATTATGGTCTGAGCCTATGTGTCAGGCTTGTGATTATCTCAGGAAGCGCAGGCAGTTTAAAGTAGCCAATGACCTCAATAAGTGGTACTGGGGCTGGTAG